In Oncorhynchus clarkii lewisi isolate Uvic-CL-2024 chromosome 24, UVic_Ocla_1.0, whole genome shotgun sequence, one DNA window encodes the following:
- the LOC139382209 gene encoding RNA-binding protein 25-like yields MVKPSYRSGGRERETQKDRERETQKDRERETQKDRERERARDKERDTERQRERQRETQNRERERERERQRERHRKTERETQKDRERDRERHRKTEKETERDTERQRERHRKTEKETERDTERQRKRQRETQKDRERDRERHKRERERERERERERERDRETEIQRETQKDRERDTERQRERHRKTERERERDRERDTERQRERHRKTEKETERDTERQRKRQRETQKERERDTERQRKRQRERHRKTEKETERDRDRERERERERERERERDRETEIQRETQKDRERDTERQRERHRKTERERERETERETQKDRERDRERERETESQTERDRERDRNKERDRERDRERQRERERERDRKTERDRERETQKDRERQRETEREPERERDRERQTETERDRERERQRETKRKTERERDRERDREREREVPYQA; encoded by the exons gaggaagagagcgagagacacagaaagacagagagagagagacacagaaagacagagagagagagacacagaaagacagagagagagagagagcgagagacaaagagagagacacagaaagacagagagagagacagagagagacacaaa acagagagagagagagagagagagagagacagagagagagacacagaaagacagagagagagacacagaaagacagagaaagagacagagagagacacagaaagacagagaaagagacagagagagacacagaaagacagagagagagacacagaaagacagagaaagagacagagagagacacagaaagacagagaaagagacagagagagacacagaaagacagagagagagacagagagagacacaaa agagagagagagagagagagagagagagagagagagagagagagagacagagagacagaaatacagagagagacacagaaagacagagagagagacacagaaagacagagagagagacacagaaagacagagagagagagagagagagacagagagagagacacagaaagacagagagagagacacagaaagacagagaaagagacagagagagacacagaaagacagagaaagagacagagagagacacagaaagaaagagagagagacacagaaagacagagaaagagacagagagagagacacagaaagacagagaaagagacagagagagaca gagacagagagagagagagagagagagagagagagagagagagagagagagacagagagacagaaatacagagagagacacagaaagacagagagagagacacagaaagacagagagagagacacagaaagacagagagagagagagagagagagacagagagagagacacagaaagacagagagagagacagagagagagagagagagacagagagtcagacagagagagacagggagagagacagaaataaagagagagacagagagagagacagagagagacagagagagagagagagagagagagacagaaagacagagagagacagagagagagagacgcagaaagacagagagagacagagagagacagagagagagccagagagagagagagacagagagagacagacagagacagagagagacagagagagagagagacagagagagacaaagagaaagacagagagagagagagacagagagagagacagagagagagagagagaggtcccctACCAGGCCTGA